One segment of Salvelinus fontinalis isolate EN_2023a chromosome 12, ASM2944872v1, whole genome shotgun sequence DNA contains the following:
- the LOC129867113 gene encoding Bardet-Biedl syndrome 2 protein homolog isoform X2, whose amino-acid sequence MLVPIFTLKLNHKINPRMVTMGKFDGIHPCLTAATQAGKVFIHNPHTRGQRQAAHRLSQSAQDSDISLLNINQAVSCLTAGTLGPNTTGDTLLVGTQTNLLAYDVHDNADIFYREVTDGANAIVLGKLGNIESPLAIIGGNCALQGFDYEGNDQFWTVTGDNVRSLVLCDFTGDGKNELLVGSEDFDIRVFKEDELVSEIPENETVTSLCHMHGSRFGYALANGTVGVYDRTARYWRIKSKNHAMSIHAFDLNADGVVELITGWSNGKIDARSDRTGEVIFKDNFSSSVAGVVEGDYRMDGQIQLICTSVEGEVRGYLPASKEMKGNLMDSSVEQDLIRELSQRRQNLLLELRNYEENAKQAVPGSSERDTQMGVIPANTQLQTVLSVRAATESQRSHIELSISTPNETIIRAVLIFAEGIFEGESHVVHPSAQNLCGSIRVPIIPPKDIPVDLHIKAFVGGKSSQFHVFEITRQLPRFSMYDLNVEPEAPQPTGKVTFTINDRPQRVVMWLNQNFLLLDGIDTPDVTFTSLRGGGLLTISMLSTSGEITLNTDDIDLAGDLVQSLASFLAIEDLQAEADFPTYFGELRTTLTEVDDYHSVHQKLTAAIADHSNHIRNMLVQAEDARLMGDIRNMKKRYIELYDLNRDLINEYKIRSNNHNALLACLKSVNQAIQRAGRLRVGKPKNQVITACRDAIKNNNVNVLFKIMKAGTASS is encoded by the exons ATGTTGGTGCCTATATTCACCCTCAAGCTGAACCATAAAATCAACCCTCGCATGGTTACAATGGGCAAGTTTGATGGGATCCACCCATGCCTCACTGCAGCCACACAAGCAGGGAAG GTGTTCATCCATAACCCTCACACACGCGGCCAGCGTCAGGCAGCCCACCGTCTGAGTCAGAGTGCCCAGGATTCGGACATCTCTCTGCTCAATATCAACCAGGCTGTGAGCTGCCTGACAGCTGGCACACTAGGACCCAACACCACTGGAGACACGCTCCTCGTGGGCACCCAGACAAACCTGCTGGCTTATGACGTACACGACAATGCTGACATCTTCTACAGAGAG GTGACAGATGGGGCCAATGCCATTGTTTTAGGGAAATTAGGGAACATTGAGTCCCCCCTCGCCATCATCGGTGGAAACTGCGCTTTGCAAGGATTTGACTATGAGGGGAATGACCAGTTCTGGACG GTCACAGGGGATAATGTGCGATCATTGGTGCTCTGTGATTTTACTGGTGATGGAAAAAATGAG CTTCTTGTCGGATCAGAGGACTTTGACATTAGGGTATTCAAAGAAGACGAACTTGTGTCTGAGATTCCTGAAAATGAG ACGGTTACCTCCCTCTGTCATATGCATGGCAGCAGGTTTGGTTATGCTCTGGCCAACGGCACTGTGGGTGTATATGACCGCACTGCCCGCTACTGGAGAATCAAG TCTAAGAACCATGCAATGAGCATCCATGCATTTGACCTTAACGCTGACGGTGTTGTAGAACTCATCACAGGCTGGTCCAATGGAAAG ATTGATGCAAGGAGCGATCGAACAGGTGAAGTCATCTTCAAAGACAACTTCTCGTCCTCTGTGGCTGGAGTGGTGGAAGGGGACTATCGCATGGATGGACAGATACAGCTCATCTGTACCTCTGTGGAGGGAGAAG TGCGTGGCTACCTGCCTGCCAGTAAGGAGATGAAGGGGAACCTGATGGACTCCAGTGTGGAGCAGGATCTGATCCGAGAGCTGAGTCAGCGGAGGCAGAACCTGCTACTGGAACTACGCAACTATGAGGAGAATGCCAAG CAGGCTGTCCCAGGATCTTCAGAACGGGACACCCAGATGGGGGTGATACCAGCCAATACCCAGctccagactgtcctctctgtcaGAGCTGCCACGGAGTCCCAGAGGTCACACATAGAGCTCAGCATCTCCACGCCCAATg AGACCATAATTCGAGCCGTGCTGATTTTCGCTGAGGGAATTTTTGAGGGTGAAAGTCATGTGGTACATCCCAGTGCCCAGAATCTATGTGGTTCTATCCGTGTTCCCATCATTCCCCCCAAAGATATCCCTGTGGATCTACACATCAAAGCTTTTGTTGGCGGCAAGAGCAG TCAGTTCCACGTCTTTGAGATCACACGTCAACTGCCTCGCTTCTCCATGTATGATCTTAATGTTGAGCCTGAGGCCCCCCAACCTACTGGGAAAGTTACCTTCACCATCAACGACAGGCCACAGAGA GTGGTCATGTGGCTGAACCAGAACTTCCTTCTACTAGATGGCATTGATACCCCAGACGTGACGTTCACCTCTCTACGTGGCGGAGGACTACTCACCATCAGCATGCTAAGCACTAGTGGAGAG ATCACACTAAACACAGACGACATAGACCTGGCAGGGGATCTAGTCCAATCACTGGCTTCCTTCCTGGCCATAGAGGACCTACAGGCAGAGGCAGACTTCCCCACATACTTTGGGGAGCTGCGAACGACCCTAACTGAG GTAGATGACTATCACTCTGTCCACCAAAAGCTGACGGCGGCCATAGCAGATCATTCTAATCACATCCGTAACATGCTGGTGCAGGCAGAGGACGCACGGCTCATGGGTGACAT AAGGAACATGAAGAAGCGCTACATTGAGCTCTATGACCTGAACAGAGACCTGATCAATGAGTACAAGATCCGGTCCAACAATCACAATGCTCTCCTCGCCTGCCTTAAGTCTGTCAACCAGGCCATTCAGAGGGCAGGGAGACTGAGAG TGGGAAAGCCAAAGAATCAGGTTATCACAGCCTGCCGAGACGCTATCAAAAACAACAATGTCAACGTCCTGTTCAAGATCATGAAAGCAGGCACAGCCTCTTCCTGA
- the LOC129867109 gene encoding UDP-GlcNAc:betaGal beta-1,3-N-acetylglucosaminyltransferase 9-like: MRRIHIKYVLCTLLMLGLLCLMLYAHQGFTSTWDTWHLKQGCTSSRALLGPPPENHVTERVPSTPPDKTKCQSAHQSHFKSQTHPKSKLQSKSKPQAKTKSKSKKDEGTKAVPVLPTRPPFDFEGYLKDKDNRDFILLMDQLGKCSGEPYMLIAIKSVVADFERRQVVRHTWGREGVFQDGQTVKTVFLLGVPRNKTALPLWDRLLAYESHTFGDILLWDFDDTFFNLTLKETHFLQWVNDSCSNVQFIFKGDADVYVNIENILEMVKGQKPDKDLFVGDIIHHAHPIRRHSSKYFVPEFVYGQTMYPSYAGGGGFVMSGHTARRLSEACQQVELFPIDDVFLGMCLQRIGVKPSHHEGFRTFGIVRPSAAPHLQVFDPCFYRELMVVHSLTVPQIWLMWNLLHDPQLSCHSELAPTLWPFKWRSKVLGTTGQRDSETTVEQDYDVKVFVKH; the protein is encoded by the coding sequence ATGAGGAGAATTCATATAAAATATGTTCTGTGCACCCTGCTCATGCTGGGGCTACTCTGTCTAATGTTGTATGCCCATCAAGGCTTCACTTCCACCTGGGACACCTGGCACTTAAAGCAGGGCtgtacaagctcccgcgctcttTTAGGGCCCCCACCAGAGAACCATGTAACTGAACGGGTCCCTTCTACGCCCCCAGACAAGACAAAGTGCCAGTCTGCGCATCAGTCCCATTTTAAGTCTCAGACACATCCCAAGTCCAAACTTCAGTCTAAATCCAAACCTCAGGCCAAGACCAAATCTAAGTCAAAGAAAGATGAGGGGACAAAGGCTGTTCCGGTTTTACCCACACGACCACCTTTTGACTTTGAGGGTTACCTGAAGGATAAGGACAACCGGGACTTCATACTGCTGATGGACCAGCTAGGGAAGTGCTCAGGCGAGCCCTACATGCTCATTGCTATCAAGTCAGTAGTGGCAGACTTTGAAAGGAGGCAGGTAGTGCGGCACACCTGGGGAAGAGAGGGTGTGTTCCAGGATGGGCAGACAGTAAAGACTGTATTCCTCCTTGGTGTACCCAGGAACAAGACCGCCCTGCCTTTATGGGACCGGCTCCTTGCCTACGAGAGCCACACCTTTGGGGACATTCTCCTCTGGGACTTTGATGACACATTTTTCAACTTGACACTTAAAGAGACCCACTTCCTCCAGTGGGTGAATGACAGCTGCTCCAATGTCCAGTTCATCTTCAAAGGTGACGCTGATGTCTATGTGAATATAGAGAACATTCTGGAGATGGTGAAGGGTCAGAAGCCTGATAAGGACCTCTTTGTGGGTGACATCATCCACCATGCCCACCCCATCCGCCGACACAGCAGCAAGTACTTTGTGCCTGAGTTTGTGTACGGCCAGACTATGTATCCGTCATATGCTGGAGGGGGAGGCTTTGTGATGTCCGGTCACACCGCCAGGCGGCTGAGTGAAGCTTGTCAGCAGGTAGAACTATTCCCTATCGACGATGTGTTCTTAGGCATGTGCTTACAGAGAATTGGAGTGAAACCGTCACACCATGAGGGTTTTCGTACATTTGGCATTGTGCGCCCCTCTGCTGCTCCCCACCTCCAGGTGTTTGACCCTTGTTTCTACAGGGAGTTGATGGTGGTACACAGCCTGACAGTGCCACAGATCTGGCTCATGTGGAACTTGCTGCATGACCCCCAACTGAGCTGTCACAGTGAACTGGCCCCCACCCTGTGGCCCTTCAAGTGGAGGAGCAAGGTACTCGGAACAACAGGACAGAGGGACTCAGAGACTACAGTGGAACAGGACTATGATGTTAAAGTGTTTGTAAAGCATTGA
- the LOC129867113 gene encoding Bardet-Biedl syndrome 2 protein homolog isoform X1, translating to MLVPIFTLKLNHKINPRMVTMGKFDGIHPCLTAATQAGKVFIHNPHTRGQRQAAHRLSQSAQDSDISLLNINQAVSCLTAGTLGPNTTGDTLLVGTQTNLLAYDVHDNADIFYREVTDGANAIVLGKLGNIESPLAIIGGNCALQGFDYEGNDQFWTVTGDNVRSLVLCDFTGDGKNELLVGSEDFDIRVFKEDELVSEIPENETVTSLCHMHGSRFGYALANGTVGVYDRTARYWRIKSKNHAMSIHAFDLNADGVVELITGWSNGKIDARSDRTGEVIFKDNFSSSVAGVVEGDYRMDGQIQLICTSVEGEVRGYLPASKEMKGNLMDSSVEQDLIRELSQRRQNLLLELRNYEENAKQAVPGSSERDTQMGVIPANTQLQTVLSVRAATESQRSHIELSISTPNETIIRAVLIFAEGIFEGESHVVHPSAQNLCGSIRVPIIPPKDIPVDLHIKAFVGGKSSSQFHVFEITRQLPRFSMYDLNVEPEAPQPTGKVTFTINDRPQRVVMWLNQNFLLLDGIDTPDVTFTSLRGGGLLTISMLSTSGEITLNTDDIDLAGDLVQSLASFLAIEDLQAEADFPTYFGELRTTLTEVDDYHSVHQKLTAAIADHSNHIRNMLVQAEDARLMGDIRNMKKRYIELYDLNRDLINEYKIRSNNHNALLACLKSVNQAIQRAGRLRVGKPKNQVITACRDAIKNNNVNVLFKIMKAGTASS from the exons ATGTTGGTGCCTATATTCACCCTCAAGCTGAACCATAAAATCAACCCTCGCATGGTTACAATGGGCAAGTTTGATGGGATCCACCCATGCCTCACTGCAGCCACACAAGCAGGGAAG GTGTTCATCCATAACCCTCACACACGCGGCCAGCGTCAGGCAGCCCACCGTCTGAGTCAGAGTGCCCAGGATTCGGACATCTCTCTGCTCAATATCAACCAGGCTGTGAGCTGCCTGACAGCTGGCACACTAGGACCCAACACCACTGGAGACACGCTCCTCGTGGGCACCCAGACAAACCTGCTGGCTTATGACGTACACGACAATGCTGACATCTTCTACAGAGAG GTGACAGATGGGGCCAATGCCATTGTTTTAGGGAAATTAGGGAACATTGAGTCCCCCCTCGCCATCATCGGTGGAAACTGCGCTTTGCAAGGATTTGACTATGAGGGGAATGACCAGTTCTGGACG GTCACAGGGGATAATGTGCGATCATTGGTGCTCTGTGATTTTACTGGTGATGGAAAAAATGAG CTTCTTGTCGGATCAGAGGACTTTGACATTAGGGTATTCAAAGAAGACGAACTTGTGTCTGAGATTCCTGAAAATGAG ACGGTTACCTCCCTCTGTCATATGCATGGCAGCAGGTTTGGTTATGCTCTGGCCAACGGCACTGTGGGTGTATATGACCGCACTGCCCGCTACTGGAGAATCAAG TCTAAGAACCATGCAATGAGCATCCATGCATTTGACCTTAACGCTGACGGTGTTGTAGAACTCATCACAGGCTGGTCCAATGGAAAG ATTGATGCAAGGAGCGATCGAACAGGTGAAGTCATCTTCAAAGACAACTTCTCGTCCTCTGTGGCTGGAGTGGTGGAAGGGGACTATCGCATGGATGGACAGATACAGCTCATCTGTACCTCTGTGGAGGGAGAAG TGCGTGGCTACCTGCCTGCCAGTAAGGAGATGAAGGGGAACCTGATGGACTCCAGTGTGGAGCAGGATCTGATCCGAGAGCTGAGTCAGCGGAGGCAGAACCTGCTACTGGAACTACGCAACTATGAGGAGAATGCCAAG CAGGCTGTCCCAGGATCTTCAGAACGGGACACCCAGATGGGGGTGATACCAGCCAATACCCAGctccagactgtcctctctgtcaGAGCTGCCACGGAGTCCCAGAGGTCACACATAGAGCTCAGCATCTCCACGCCCAATg AGACCATAATTCGAGCCGTGCTGATTTTCGCTGAGGGAATTTTTGAGGGTGAAAGTCATGTGGTACATCCCAGTGCCCAGAATCTATGTGGTTCTATCCGTGTTCCCATCATTCCCCCCAAAGATATCCCTGTGGATCTACACATCAAAGCTTTTGTTGGCGGCAAGAGCAG CAGTCAGTTCCACGTCTTTGAGATCACACGTCAACTGCCTCGCTTCTCCATGTATGATCTTAATGTTGAGCCTGAGGCCCCCCAACCTACTGGGAAAGTTACCTTCACCATCAACGACAGGCCACAGAGA GTGGTCATGTGGCTGAACCAGAACTTCCTTCTACTAGATGGCATTGATACCCCAGACGTGACGTTCACCTCTCTACGTGGCGGAGGACTACTCACCATCAGCATGCTAAGCACTAGTGGAGAG ATCACACTAAACACAGACGACATAGACCTGGCAGGGGATCTAGTCCAATCACTGGCTTCCTTCCTGGCCATAGAGGACCTACAGGCAGAGGCAGACTTCCCCACATACTTTGGGGAGCTGCGAACGACCCTAACTGAG GTAGATGACTATCACTCTGTCCACCAAAAGCTGACGGCGGCCATAGCAGATCATTCTAATCACATCCGTAACATGCTGGTGCAGGCAGAGGACGCACGGCTCATGGGTGACAT AAGGAACATGAAGAAGCGCTACATTGAGCTCTATGACCTGAACAGAGACCTGATCAATGAGTACAAGATCCGGTCCAACAATCACAATGCTCTCCTCGCCTGCCTTAAGTCTGTCAACCAGGCCATTCAGAGGGCAGGGAGACTGAGAG TGGGAAAGCCAAAGAATCAGGTTATCACAGCCTGCCGAGACGCTATCAAAAACAACAATGTCAACGTCCTGTTCAAGATCATGAAAGCAGGCACAGCCTCTTCCTGA